Proteins from a single region of Chromobacterium sp. ATCC 53434:
- a CDS encoding IS630 family transposase gives MEKIDVRKLELAAREQLRRTAIRMYKRGRSQASIAEELGLRRPTISAWVVREAALGAQGFKEQKRGRAEGTGRRLTEAQEARIKQDIVDRTPDQMKLRFALWSAQAVKAVIKQMFLIDLPIRTVRLYLARWGFTPQRPLKRAYEQRPAAVEKWLKEEYPAIVARAKAEMAEISWGDESAVSSVEHFPRGYAPKGQTPVLVLSQSKRARINLISAITNQGKMRFMLYRETLTARVLIKFLMRLIRDAGGKKVFLILDNLRVHHSKLVQAWLEEEENKKAIELFFLPSYSPELNPDEYLNGDLKARMSAGEPVRSDGQLQGKVLSHLRSLQKQPARIRSYFRHEKIRYAA, from the coding sequence ATGGAAAAAATCGATGTGCGCAAGCTTGAACTGGCCGCCCGTGAGCAGCTGAGGCGTACCGCTATCCGGATGTACAAGCGAGGCCGGTCTCAAGCCAGTATTGCCGAAGAACTCGGGCTGCGCCGCCCCACCATTTCCGCCTGGGTGGTGCGTGAGGCAGCACTAGGTGCGCAGGGATTCAAAGAACAGAAGCGCGGTCGCGCCGAAGGCACCGGCCGTCGGCTGACCGAGGCGCAGGAAGCCCGGATCAAGCAGGACATCGTGGATCGCACGCCAGACCAGATGAAGCTGAGGTTTGCCCTGTGGAGTGCTCAGGCGGTCAAGGCTGTAATCAAGCAGATGTTTCTGATCGATCTGCCGATCCGTACTGTCCGTCTGTACTTGGCCCGCTGGGGCTTTACGCCGCAGCGCCCGCTCAAACGCGCTTATGAGCAGCGACCGGCAGCAGTCGAGAAATGGCTCAAGGAGGAATACCCGGCTATCGTCGCGCGTGCCAAAGCGGAAATGGCTGAAATCAGCTGGGGCGACGAATCGGCGGTGTCGAGTGTTGAGCACTTTCCGCGTGGCTACGCCCCAAAAGGCCAAACCCCAGTTCTGGTGTTATCCCAATCGAAAAGAGCGCGCATCAACTTGATTTCGGCCATTACCAACCAAGGCAAGATGCGCTTCATGCTGTACCGGGAGACCTTGACGGCCCGGGTGCTGATCAAGTTTCTGATGCGGCTGATCCGTGATGCTGGCGGCAAGAAGGTGTTCTTGATCCTCGACAACTTGCGCGTGCATCACAGCAAGCTGGTGCAAGCATGGTTGGAGGAGGAAGAGAACAAGAAGGCGATTGAGTTGTTCTTCCTGCCCAGCTACTCACCGGAACTGAACCCGGATGAATACTTGAACGGCGACCTGAAGGCCAGAATGAGCGCAGGTGAGCCGGTTCGATCAGACGGTCAACTTCAAGGGAAAGTGCTGTCCCATTTACGCTCATTGCAGAAGCAGCCGGCCAGAATCCGGTCGTACTTCCGGCATGAAAAAATCCGCTACGCGGCATGA
- a CDS encoding enterotoxin A family protein: MAAAAMAAPPVNIVYRVDGRSLAAIRHSGGMWPWARGALDNDLTHHFEGQSVAGRNSNFVSTSASLRQVVEFAASQARPNSESPFDTEFVAYLYQIRPAANFFSVSEALQTAHNSSTGARRDRLGRLIRDYPGMQEFAARGGFRDDRIIAYARLDGQMLRDYYYAPNYPLFSDEFWRRRWMSNAAYDRGFDSDASSRLIYPIVGVPSGHMHLVENGTQAPVPLSFTCFGVNPQPHSSYYNSLAQPDACQSNQYLEIRREFYDRRALLPIIKGGLEKYDYEP, from the coding sequence ATGGCCGCCGCGGCAATGGCGGCCCCGCCGGTCAACATCGTGTATCGCGTGGATGGCCGCAGCCTTGCCGCCATCAGACATTCCGGTGGAATGTGGCCGTGGGCGCGGGGTGCACTGGACAACGATCTGACGCATCATTTCGAAGGGCAGTCTGTGGCGGGGCGCAACAGCAACTTCGTTTCGACAAGCGCCAGCCTGAGGCAGGTGGTGGAGTTTGCCGCGTCGCAGGCGCGGCCCAACAGCGAATCGCCTTTCGATACCGAGTTTGTCGCCTATCTCTACCAGATCAGGCCCGCCGCGAATTTCTTCAGCGTCAGCGAGGCGCTCCAGACTGCGCACAACTCATCCACCGGCGCCAGACGGGATCGGCTTGGCCGGCTGATAAGGGATTACCCCGGCATGCAGGAATTCGCGGCGAGAGGCGGGTTCCGCGATGACCGAATCATCGCCTACGCCCGTCTGGACGGACAAATGTTGCGAGACTATTACTACGCGCCTAATTATCCGCTTTTCAGCGACGAGTTCTGGCGGCGACGTTGGATGTCGAATGCCGCCTACGATCGCGGGTTCGATTCTGATGCCAGTTCCCGGCTGATTTATCCGATAGTCGGCGTGCCAAGCGGTCATATGCATCTGGTTGAAAACGGCACGCAAGCGCCGGTGCCGTTGAGTTTCACCTGCTTTGGCGTGAATCCGCAGCCGCATTCTTCCTACTACAATTCGCTTGCCCAGCCTGATGCGTGCCAATCCAATCAATATCTCGAGATCAGGAGAGAGTTTTACGATAGGCGAGCATTGTTGCCCATCATAAAAGGCGGCCTGGAGAAATACGATTACGAGCCGTGA
- a CDS encoding SRPBCC domain-containing protein, with the protein MSAFTTSREIPATVEQVFAAISDPARLARWWGPAGFSNTFDVCEFRTGGRWAFTMHGPDGKHYPNENVFAEIAAPAKVVVQHVSQPKFHLTISLAATPAGTRVSWLQQFESDELAERMAAIVIPANEQNLERLEAEALRR; encoded by the coding sequence ATGAGCGCCTTCACCACCTCCCGCGAGATTCCCGCCACCGTGGAACAGGTCTTCGCCGCGATCAGCGATCCGGCTCGGTTGGCGCGCTGGTGGGGCCCCGCCGGCTTCAGCAACACCTTCGACGTGTGCGAGTTCAGGACCGGCGGCCGCTGGGCGTTCACGATGCACGGGCCGGACGGCAAGCATTATCCGAACGAGAACGTGTTCGCCGAGATCGCCGCGCCGGCCAAGGTGGTGGTGCAACACGTTTCCCAGCCAAAGTTCCACCTGACGATCTCGCTAGCGGCCACGCCGGCCGGCACGCGGGTTTCCTGGTTGCAGCAGTTTGAAAGCGACGAACTGGCCGAGCGCATGGCCGCCATCGTCATCCCGGCCAACGAGCAGAACCTGGAACGGCTGGAGGCCGAGGCGCTGCGGCGCTAA
- a CDS encoding RHS repeat-associated core domain-containing protein, with protein MMNNGSVLGWNGERLDPVSGATHLGNGYRAYSPALMRFHCPDSLSPFGAGSVNPYAYCDGDPVNRADPSGHLSWQAWTGIGLGAAGLALAAFTAGSSIVAAGGVIAALESASAVALAISGAAVVADVAAIASGAMEECHPQASAILAWSSLGSGVVGVAHGGIGLGRALTAGLRQRLGTLMRVGLSGRGAAAAEDPIIVSRITTLPQSGVYTLGISTRLDSHDQIAREVALAYRGVANDPNHLDVVINMSLRENRGAHVGINGVTWELKRLIKELKKVVPDFDQIRSVRILGRGSGRMAHSLPRGSKFRMYTFGGNRFFTHANDNALYRDVLRAAAERFDAIGLENGTYDRAIAETNALLNAKLARIPNENTRILTIKGIENSDVWLTPASG; from the coding sequence ATGATGAACAACGGCAGTGTTTTGGGATGGAATGGCGAGCGTCTGGACCCGGTCAGCGGCGCGACGCATCTGGGCAATGGCTACCGGGCATACAGCCCGGCATTGATGCGTTTTCATTGCCCGGACAGCCTGAGTCCGTTCGGCGCCGGCAGCGTCAACCCTTATGCCTATTGCGATGGCGATCCGGTCAATCGGGCCGATCCATCCGGTCATTTGAGCTGGCAGGCCTGGACCGGCATCGGCCTGGGCGCGGCCGGTCTGGCGCTGGCGGCCTTCACCGCCGGGAGCTCGATCGTCGCCGCCGGCGGTGTGATCGCCGCGTTGGAAAGCGCCTCGGCCGTAGCGTTGGCGATAAGCGGAGCGGCTGTGGTGGCCGATGTGGCGGCGATAGCGAGCGGAGCGATGGAGGAATGCCACCCGCAAGCGTCGGCGATACTGGCTTGGAGTTCGTTGGGAAGCGGTGTGGTGGGGGTGGCGCATGGGGGCATTGGCCTCGGGCGAGCGCTGACGGCCGGGCTGCGCCAGCGGCTGGGCACGCTGATGCGCGTCGGCCTCAGCGGGCGCGGGGCCGCGGCGGCGGAGGACCCTATTATCGTCTCTCGCATTACCACCTTGCCGCAGAGCGGGGTCTACACCCTGGGCATTAGCACCAGGCTCGACTCCCACGACCAGATAGCGCGGGAGGTGGCCCTGGCTTATCGCGGAGTGGCGAATGATCCGAATCATCTGGATGTGGTCATCAATATGAGCTTGCGCGAAAACAGGGGCGCCCACGTTGGCATCAACGGTGTGACATGGGAACTGAAGCGGCTGATCAAAGAGCTTAAAAAGGTGGTGCCTGATTTCGATCAGATCAGGAGCGTCAGAATACTGGGTCGAGGAAGCGGCAGGATGGCCCATTCTTTGCCTAGAGGAAGCAAATTCCGCATGTATACCTTTGGCGGAAATCGCTTTTTTACCCATGCCAATGATAATGCCTTGTACCGGGATGTGCTCAGGGCGGCCGCGGAAAGGTTTGACGCGATTGGTCTTGAAAACGGGACGTATGATCGTGCCATTGCTGAAACGAATGCCCTTTTGAATGCCAAGCTGGCTCGAATACCCAACGAAAACACCCGGATACTGACGATAAAAGGCATAGAGAACAGCGATGTCTGGCTTACGCCGGCATCGGGTTGA
- a CDS encoding MarR family winged helix-turn-helix transcriptional regulator, which yields MLHLLGHRLAHIVNLKRRLMDARLPAAGMTRSRRQILLMLWHAGDCTQKTLLGHLDMDPGQLARTLDGLEKDGYVRRAPWSANRRCLFVEMTERCRAEAMPELLAAANDVDELLLRGFSDDERQQMQDMLARMLANFQRQAAGGDHDD from the coding sequence ATGCTCCACCTTCTCGGCCACCGCCTGGCCCATATCGTCAACCTGAAGCGGCGCCTGATGGACGCCCGCCTGCCCGCCGCCGGCATGACGCGCTCCCGGCGCCAGATCCTGCTGATGCTATGGCACGCCGGCGACTGCACGCAGAAAACGCTGCTGGGCCACCTGGACATGGACCCGGGCCAGCTGGCCAGGACGCTGGACGGGCTGGAAAAGGACGGCTACGTGCGCCGCGCGCCGTGGTCGGCCAACCGGCGCTGCCTGTTCGTCGAAATGACCGAGCGTTGTCGCGCAGAAGCGATGCCGGAGCTGCTGGCCGCGGCGAACGATGTCGACGAGCTGCTGCTCCGCGGCTTCAGCGACGACGAGCGACAACAGATGCAGGACATGCTGGCGAGAATGCTGGCCAATTTCCAGAGACAGGCCGCTGGAGGCGATCATGACGACTGA
- a CDS encoding MFS transporter has translation MTTDIHPLPPKQLKRLILVLLLVMPFFGMAVDLVSPSLPAMAAQLGESDNSIKNLISLYLLGYALGNFGSGFLTDAWGRRKLLLGGMAGFALISLLPLWLPTLPALLATRLAQGLMVGTISVVARSVYPDVLAPQELVKIGVVSGSMFGLGPIIGPVLGGYLQVYAGWQACFVFFAVSMAVMGVLVARFVPETHFRRHPLNLPTIRRNLGEVMRHHQFMGMVVLMGAIYSMSIAFNTVGPFIVQSGWHYSPIVFGHIAFGLGCVFLLATFICRYLVSRFPVARVQQGMTRLLLAVTLPGLALSWLWPDSLALLCAVSALMFFGQGMLFPMSMGRGLALFRHIAGTATALMFLINILMTSATSFLLSLLSVHDAPALLAVYLVLALICFFANRLLIQPAEQAVRD, from the coding sequence ATGACGACTGACATCCACCCACTGCCGCCGAAGCAATTGAAACGGCTGATCCTGGTGCTGCTGCTGGTAATGCCCTTCTTCGGCATGGCCGTCGACCTGGTTTCGCCGTCGCTGCCGGCGATGGCCGCGCAGCTGGGCGAATCGGACAATTCGATCAAGAATCTGATCAGCCTCTATCTGCTGGGCTATGCGCTGGGCAACTTCGGCTCCGGCTTTCTCACCGACGCCTGGGGCCGGCGCAAGCTGCTCTTGGGCGGCATGGCCGGCTTCGCGCTGATCAGCCTGCTGCCGCTGTGGCTGCCGACGCTGCCGGCGCTGTTGGCCACCCGGCTGGCGCAGGGCCTGATGGTGGGCACCATCTCGGTGGTGGCGCGCTCGGTGTATCCGGACGTGCTGGCGCCGCAGGAGCTGGTGAAGATAGGCGTGGTGTCCGGCAGCATGTTCGGTCTGGGCCCGATCATCGGCCCGGTGCTGGGCGGCTACCTGCAGGTCTACGCCGGCTGGCAGGCCTGTTTCGTGTTCTTCGCCGTCTCGATGGCGGTGATGGGCGTGCTGGTGGCCCGCTTCGTGCCGGAAACGCATTTCCGCCGCCATCCGCTGAACCTGCCGACGATACGCCGCAATCTCGGCGAGGTGATGCGCCACCACCAGTTCATGGGCATGGTGGTGCTGATGGGCGCGATCTACTCGATGAGCATCGCCTTCAACACCGTCGGTCCGTTCATCGTCCAGTCCGGCTGGCATTACTCGCCCATCGTCTTCGGCCACATCGCCTTCGGCCTCGGCTGCGTCTTCCTGCTGGCCACCTTCATCTGCCGCTATCTGGTCAGCCGCTTCCCGGTGGCCCGCGTGCAGCAGGGCATGACCCGGCTGCTGCTGGCGGTGACGCTGCCGGGCCTGGCGCTGTCCTGGCTGTGGCCCGACAGCCTGGCGCTGCTGTGCGCCGTCAGCGCGCTGATGTTTTTCGGCCAGGGCATGCTGTTCCCGATGTCGATGGGACGCGGACTGGCGCTGTTCCGCCATATCGCCGGCACCGCCACCGCGCTGATGTTCCTGATCAACATTCTGATGACCAGCGCGACATCGTTCCTGCTGAGCCTGCTGTCGGTCCACGACGCGCCGGCGCTGCTGGCCGTGTATCTGGTGCTGGCGCTGATCTGCTTCTTCGCCAACCGGCTGCTGATACAGCCGGCGGAACAGGCGGTGCGCGACTGA
- a CDS encoding RNA methyltransferase — translation MRIQEFHQALADIGARSCHIGRINRAWLKGQPLDAGTRHQKSEDYFPLSVRDGLAPIAARMEGLARIRSQHTAADGSLRLLVELNDGQMVESVLLPRDGLCVSSQVGCAVGCTFCMTGKSGLLRQLGSAEIAAQLALARRIRPVKKVVFMGMGEPAHNLDNVLEAMDWLGTDGNIGHKNLVFSTVGDPRVFERLPQQKVKPALALSLHTTRADLRESLLPRAPRIAPAELVEMGEAYARATGYPIQYQWTLLAGVNDGQDEMDAAVRLLKGKYGVLNIIPYNSVDGDAFQRPDAGRVAELRRYLHDNGVLTKVRDSAGQDVDGGCGQLRARAAHLIDSSRLRRRDAAQAPGQAGTD, via the coding sequence ATGCGCATCCAGGAATTCCACCAGGCCCTCGCCGACATCGGCGCCCGCTCCTGTCATATCGGCCGCATCAACCGCGCCTGGCTGAAGGGCCAGCCGCTGGACGCCGGCACCCGCCACCAGAAAAGCGAGGACTATTTTCCGCTGTCGGTCCGCGACGGCCTGGCGCCGATCGCCGCGCGGATGGAGGGCCTGGCGCGCATCCGCTCGCAGCATACGGCGGCGGATGGCTCCTTGCGGCTGCTGGTGGAGTTGAATGACGGCCAGATGGTGGAAAGCGTGCTGCTGCCGCGCGACGGGCTGTGCGTGTCCAGCCAGGTCGGCTGCGCGGTCGGCTGCACTTTCTGCATGACCGGCAAATCCGGCCTGCTGCGCCAGCTGGGCAGCGCCGAGATCGCGGCGCAGCTGGCGCTGGCGCGGCGCATCCGCCCGGTGAAGAAGGTGGTGTTCATGGGCATGGGCGAGCCGGCGCACAATCTGGACAATGTGCTGGAGGCGATGGACTGGCTGGGCACCGACGGCAATATCGGCCACAAGAATCTGGTGTTTTCCACCGTCGGCGATCCGCGGGTGTTCGAGCGGCTGCCGCAGCAAAAGGTCAAGCCGGCGCTGGCGCTGTCGCTGCACACCACCCGCGCCGATCTGCGCGAGAGCCTGCTGCCGCGCGCGCCGCGCATCGCCCCGGCCGAGCTGGTGGAGATGGGAGAGGCCTATGCCCGCGCCACCGGCTACCCGATACAGTACCAGTGGACGCTGCTGGCCGGCGTCAACGACGGCCAGGACGAAATGGACGCCGCCGTCCGCCTGTTGAAGGGCAAGTACGGCGTGCTGAACATCATTCCGTACAACAGCGTGGACGGCGACGCATTCCAGCGGCCGGACGCCGGGCGGGTCGCGGAGCTCCGCCGCTATCTGCACGACAACGGCGTGCTGACCAAGGTGAGGGACTCCGCCGGCCAGGACGTGGACGGCGGCTGCGGCCAGCTGCGAGCGCGGGCCGCCCATCTGATAGACAGCAGCCGCCTGCGGCGGCGCGACGCGGCGCAGGCGCCGGGCCAGGCCGGCACGGACTGA
- a CDS encoding RHS repeat-associated core domain-containing protein: MSDCAIGYNGERPDPVGGVHHLGLGHRAYSPALMRFHCPDSLSPFGAGGVNPYAYCDGDPINRADPSGQFSVGGAIGIGLGALGVLLTPVSFGTTLAAALSIGAVVAGVASVGLGIAAEVVDDRKAAEILGWSSLALGIVSCGVALGVSRLVPKAATLIGVADLKLGAWLQGRGRLLARIERGERGGFGVALGGRLTRCFRPAAEPVEELVEMSAPRRSSLSSGMDAFLALSRRQRQDRLIGAGTQGTVYDVGERWVVKEPLLGVRTARDIFALQNEAYVFRQVYGAESAVVRHDRLWMLKIRGRPVSSLDLSPYETWELERKIAAEQRRLADMGIFHDDLSGDNVLLTDEGEVKFIDFGRATYLQRVYRN; the protein is encoded by the coding sequence ATGAGCGACTGTGCAATCGGCTACAACGGCGAACGGCCGGATCCGGTCGGCGGCGTTCATCACCTGGGCCTGGGCCATCGGGCCTACAGCCCGGCGCTGATGCGCTTCCACTGTCCGGACAGCCTGAGTCCCTTCGGCGCCGGCGGCGTCAATCCCTACGCCTATTGCGACGGCGATCCGATCAACCGGGCCGACCCGTCCGGCCAATTCAGCGTCGGCGGCGCCATCGGCATCGGCCTGGGCGCGCTGGGCGTGTTGCTGACGCCGGTCAGTTTCGGCACCACGCTGGCGGCGGCGCTGTCGATAGGCGCGGTGGTGGCTGGCGTGGCCTCGGTCGGGCTGGGCATCGCGGCGGAGGTGGTCGACGACCGCAAGGCGGCGGAGATTCTGGGCTGGAGCAGCCTGGCGCTGGGCATCGTCAGCTGCGGCGTGGCGCTGGGCGTGAGCCGCTTGGTGCCGAAGGCCGCAACGTTGATCGGCGTGGCGGATCTGAAGCTGGGCGCGTGGCTGCAGGGGCGCGGCCGGCTGCTGGCGCGCATCGAGCGCGGCGAGCGGGGCGGTTTCGGCGTGGCGTTGGGCGGACGGCTGACTAGATGTTTCCGCCCGGCCGCGGAGCCGGTGGAAGAGCTGGTTGAAATGAGTGCGCCGCGGCGCTCGTCATTGTCGTCGGGCATGGACGCCTTCCTGGCCTTGTCGCGGCGGCAGCGGCAGGACAGGCTGATCGGGGCGGGGACGCAGGGGACCGTTTACGATGTCGGCGAGCGCTGGGTGGTCAAGGAGCCCCTGCTTGGTGTCCGCACCGCGCGGGACATTTTCGCGTTGCAGAACGAAGCCTACGTTTTCAGGCAAGTCTATGGGGCGGAATCGGCCGTGGTCCGTCACGACAGGTTGTGGATGTTGAAGATTCGTGGCCGGCCGGTAAGCTCGCTCGATCTTTCTCCCTATGAGACCTGGGAGCTTGAACGGAAGATTGCCGCCGAACAGCGGCGGCTGGCGGACATGGGCATTTTTCATGACGATCTCAGCGGGGATAACGTGCTGCTGACCGACGAGGGTGAAGTCAAATTCATCGATTTCGGCAGAGCCACGTATCTGCAGCGGGTTTATCGGAACTGA
- a CDS encoding RHS repeat-associated core domain-containing protein: MTNGCAIGCHGERLDPVGGVHHLGLGHRAYSPALMRFHCPDSLSPFGAGGVNPYAYCDGDPINRADPSGQFSVGGAIGIGLGALGVLLTPVSFGTTLAAALSIGAVVAGVASVGLGIAAEAVDDRKLADKLGWTSVAVGVIGGIASVAVGRLALKAGALAGAAGSRLPGSIVHDGGNLFVRSLPGRLAAYLRSGGDGAAASIEMGAVRRASSTPDMAAFLALPEEERLLIARGAQGAVYNVSEHWVVKQPVPGSGGAENIPNLQREARAFRMVYGGKSALVAHDMLWMRKIPGRRVISLDLPRGEYRRIAQRIDVESKRLEKMGVYHGDPHGGNVLIDVEGVVRFVDFGKSTLREPPV; this comes from the coding sequence GTGACGAACGGCTGCGCAATCGGCTGCCATGGCGAACGGCTGGACCCGGTCGGCGGCGTTCATCACCTGGGCCTGGGCCATCGGGCCTACAGCCCGGCGCTGATGCGCTTCCACTGTCCGGACAGCCTGAGTCCCTTCGGCGCCGGCGGCGTCAATCCCTACGCCTATTGCGACGGCGATCCGATCAACCGGGCCGACCCGTCCGGCCAATTCAGCGTCGGCGGCGCCATCGGCATCGGCCTGGGCGCGCTGGGCGTGTTGCTGACGCCGGTCAGTTTCGGCACCACGCTGGCGGCGGCGCTGTCGATAGGCGCGGTGGTGGCCGGCGTGGCCTCGGTCGGGCTGGGCATCGCGGCCGAGGCGGTCGACGACCGCAAGCTGGCGGATAAGCTGGGCTGGACCAGCGTGGCTGTGGGCGTGATCGGCGGCATCGCGTCGGTGGCAGTCGGTCGCCTCGCGCTCAAGGCGGGAGCGCTGGCCGGGGCGGCTGGCAGCCGTTTGCCGGGAAGCATCGTCCACGATGGCGGGAATCTATTCGTTCGCTCGCTTCCTGGGCGGCTGGCCGCCTATTTGCGGTCTGGTGGCGATGGGGCGGCGGCGTCAATCGAGATGGGCGCGGTGCGGCGCGCGTCATCGACGCCGGACATGGCCGCCTTCCTGGCCTTGCCGGAAGAGGAACGTTTGCTGATCGCAAGAGGAGCGCAGGGCGCCGTCTACAACGTTAGCGAGCACTGGGTGGTCAAGCAGCCGGTGCCGGGGAGCGGCGGTGCGGAAAATATCCCTAATTTGCAGCGCGAAGCCCGTGCGTTCCGGATGGTATATGGGGGGAAGTCGGCCTTGGTGGCTCATGACATGCTGTGGATGAGGAAAATTCCCGGCCGCCGGGTGATTTCGCTCGACCTTCCCCGCGGTGAATATCGGCGGATAGCGCAAAGAATTGACGTCGAGTCGAAGCGGCTGGAAAAAATGGGTGTCTATCATGGGGATCCCCATGGCGGAAACGTGCTGATCGATGTGGAAGGCGTCGTCAGATTCGTCGATTTCGGCAAGTCTACGCTCCGGGAGCCGCCTGTCTAG
- a CDS encoding 4'-phosphopantetheinyl transferase, protein MPTPAALDSPAVWQADAFMAPPAPPAIALPPGPWVCLASRFALTAYHDDGFADFGVAFPDTLRRAVPKRRAEFLAGRRLAREALLRLTGRAADIAIGPQREPLWPDGVRGSISHSGDLAVCLATAAADALVGIDVENLLAPSGREAVLRMCTREEELPLLQTSPLGETTALTLLFSAKEALFKALFPRVGSYFDFQAASLRELDPAAGRLTLTLTEDLGQAYRAGQRVPVRFAIETTRVISWIAMGGDEAAAI, encoded by the coding sequence ATGCCCACCCCCGCCGCCCTCGACAGCCCGGCCGTCTGGCAGGCCGACGCCTTCATGGCGCCGCCGGCGCCGCCGGCCATCGCGTTGCCGCCGGGCCCGTGGGTCTGCCTCGCCTCGCGCTTCGCGCTGACGGCTTACCACGACGACGGTTTCGCCGACTTCGGCGTCGCGTTTCCCGACACGCTGCGACGGGCGGTGCCCAAGCGCCGCGCCGAGTTCCTGGCCGGCCGCCGCCTGGCCCGCGAGGCCTTGCTCCGGCTGACCGGCCGCGCCGCCGACATCGCCATCGGCCCCCAGCGCGAACCGCTGTGGCCGGACGGCGTGCGCGGCTCGATCAGCCACAGCGGCGATCTGGCCGTCTGCCTGGCGACGGCGGCGGCCGACGCCCTGGTGGGCATAGACGTGGAGAACCTGTTGGCGCCGAGCGGCCGCGAGGCGGTGCTGCGCATGTGCACGCGCGAGGAGGAGTTGCCGCTGCTGCAGACGTCCCCGCTTGGCGAGACCACGGCGCTGACGCTGCTGTTCTCGGCCAAGGAGGCCTTGTTCAAGGCGCTGTTTCCGCGGGTGGGGAGCTATTTCGACTTCCAGGCCGCGTCCTTGCGCGAACTGGACCCGGCGGCGGGCCGCCTGACGCTGACGCTGACCGAGGACCTGGGCCAGGCCTACCGGGCCGGACAGCGCGTTCCGGTTCGTTTCGCCATCGAGACGACGCGGGTGATCAGCTGGATAGCGATGGGCGGAGACGAGGCGGCGGCAATCTAG